The Pseudomonadota bacterium genome has a segment encoding these proteins:
- a CDS encoding DUF2065 domain-containing protein, translated as MKYFLTALALAMIIEGLPYFLAPGAIKKTLALLKEQPEKFLRIFGLTAMLSGVILLYLVNVF; from the coding sequence ATGAAATATTTTTTGACCGCTCTTGCCCTGGCGATGATTATCGAGGGACTGCCTTATTTTCTGGCGCCGGGGGCGATCAAAAAAACCCTGGCACTGCTGAAGGAACAACCGGAAAAATTTTTGCGGATTTTCGGTCTGACGGCCATGCTTTCCGGTGTCATACTGCTCTATCTGGTTAATGTTTTCTGA